TTGTCTCCACCATATCGCGTACAACTCTTTTTTTTTCTTCTAAATCCCATTTAAATGTTTTCTGTACGGCTTCGACCAAATACTCGACCTTATCATTAGAAAACAATTCTCCTATAGCAGTATCACGATAATATATCTCTTGATGTGGAGTTATATCTGAAAATAATATAGGCAATCCGCATGCAAGTCCTTCCAACACTGAATTAGGAAGTCCTTCTGCTAATGATGCAGATATCATTATATCAGACATTTGAATATAGGGAAGCGGAATAGCTACATTCCCTGTAAAAGTAATATTTAATCCAGCGGCTTTTTCTTCCAGCTCTTTTTGAAGTGGTCCCCCTCCGACAATCAATAGATGAACGTCATCATTATGAATCAAATGAAATGATTTAATAATATGTAAAACATTTTTTCTATGAATTAACGAACCTAACACAACATAAATACGCTTCTCATCCGGTATATTATATTTACTTCTCAATGCAATCTTCTCATCACGTGATAAAGGATAATAGATAGTCGTGTCTACACCATTACGAACAAAGGTAGTTTTTAAATTATACTTTTCATGCAAAATACGCGACAGAGCTTCTGAACAAGCAATGATGCGGTGAAAACGACGTACCACCAATACATAAATAAAGCTTACGATAGTACTTGAGTAGAAATTAAGTATATCTTTGGGATCGCATCGCTGTGTTGTACATTTTTTAACATTTTGGTTCCATAATAAAATATTTAATATGTCTGGTCTCAACCCTGAAGAATGCACTAACTGAATATTTCTTTCCTTAACTAATTTAACTACATCAAACAATGCAAAAAACAGATTCCATTTTTTTCTTTTTAGTTGGACCACTTCTATACCTTTTTCTATGAATTCCTTATGCATAGACGAAAATGAGTCCTCTTCTGATAATGTAACAATAACAGCATTTACTCTCTTTTTATCAAAACCTGAAAGTAAGTTCAAAGCTTGATTCGTTGGTCCCGATTTTATCAATCGAGAAACTAAATAAACAGAATTAATCTTCATTATGATAACTTAATTAAGGCCCCTAATTCTTCATCAAAAGATTTTGGAGAAAATGTTTCAAATCCTGACCCATGGTAAAAAGTTAATTCTCCAAAATAAACTTTATTTCCTATACAATAAAAATCAGCCCGTACATAAGGAATATTAAAAGCTAGTTTCATTGCTAACTCTAACATCTCATCTAAAACAATTGGTTTATCGATCTCACGCTCATAAACTGCCGGATATTTTATAGCTTTCCCAAGTGGTTTCCAATCTATTGTATACAAATTTCTATGATGACTAGTAAAACGATCAAAATCTACCTGAATAAAATTGGGTATCCCATGAAACAAATGAATCTTATAATCTTTCAATTCTATATGAGATTCATCGACCATGTATTTCTCAGCAATTATACGAGGCTTAATATCTTTATAAGGATACTCACGTCCAACATAATAATAGTTTTTTTTCATAGATTTCAACAATTTACTTCTAGCCTTCTCAACGTCAAACAAATTTTTGTTTTCACAAATTACAACTCCACCAGAATCATGTGTGCATTTCAAGACAAAACTACTAGGTATATTCTCGAAATCTATATCATCAAAATTTTCCCAAACTCCCAAGGTAGGTATTATATATTTTTCGCCAATAATAGAAGCTACGTATTCTTTTACAGTTGCCTTATCAACCATTTGCGTATATTCAGGATGGCGATCATATAACTTAAGCCACTGTAACTTTTCATTAAAAGTACGAGGTGAGTTAAGATGTAACAATTTGCCAAAATAGATAAAATACATAATACATAAGTATGTTTTATCATCTATCCAATGACAATATCGGGATAATATAAAAATTAAAATAAGCCTTGGATTCTTTAATATCCGTTTCAAATTATTCATCATTATATCTAGTTTATCATTCAACCAATTTTCTCAAATATTTTAGAAAAAACCAATTTGGGATTAGAAAAATTCCTTTTCAAGAAAGTAGATAGTCTTTTTAAGAGTAATATGAATTCATACCCTTTATAACAGAAATTATAAAATAGCATGTTGGAAGGTAAATAGGAAAGACTTACATTTTTAGTCCAACTCAACTCACCAGAATCTTCCATTTTCACTTTCCAAGTTATTATTCTATCAATAACACCATGATTTATTTCAATTATAGGAACAAGTCCTATTTTTTGATGCTTTAAAGGATTTTTGTAGAATACTCTCCCATCAATTTTATATTCAATTGTAGGAAAATAAAAATTTCCAATAGAATAATAAATCATTTTTTCTTTATAGTATTCACAATGTTGAATTATATGAGGGTGATGTCCTATAATCAAATCTACTCCTGCATCAATTAGCTTATGCGCTAATTCTCTTTTATCCGGTTCAGGATATGATATATCTTCTTTTCCCCAATGAATATTAACAATAATACTAAAATCCCAGTATTTTTTACGTATCTGTTCTACTTGGTTCAAATTAGGTGAAAATCCCCCTTTTAGATCGATATCAGCAAACAATCGTGAACCTGTAAAGTCGCTTGTGCGAGTTACATAAGCAATATTTATTATCTTATTAACCGAATCAACCCAAACATTATTATCCAATTCATTTTTATATCCTACTCCCCAATAATGAAAATGGTGTTTATCTAATAGTTCTTGTGTGAAAAGTACAGACTCATTTCCATAATCATTTATATGGTTATTTGCTAGATTTATCAAATATGGCATCAAATAATCGAGAAAACAAATAGAATCAGGGAGTGCCGAAAGAGTTATTTTATTCTTAATAGGAGATTCATCTCCTTTGATAAATGGAGATTCTAGATTTATAATTAATCGACAATTATTATTCGATAATTCATTTCCAAAATTTACAAACGACGTTCTAGCGATGTTTTGAATGTCTTGTAAAACACAATCACCTGTATACGCAAATTTCATTTCCCTTATTATTGTTTCTTATTACCAACAACACCTTTGCATCCTTCTCTATAATATTTCCAAAATAAAAGAACTTTTCTTATTTTTAGTCGAAATAAATAATACAAAGAATAAGATGTAATCATGAATAATGACCTTTTAAAACCCAAATAGGTATAATTTATATATGCTTTATTCCTTATATAAAACAAGGTATCTATCGGATAATCAATTATAGAACAATATTTAATATAAGGGATTAAATGACATATTGAAACCTTAGGAGAAGGATGATAATGTATAGCACTAGTCACCGTTGCCACTTGAAACCCATTTTTAATGGCCCGCAACTGGTATTCTGTTTCACACCCATACATATACATTTCCCTCATTATATTACCATTTTTTTCAATAACTCTCCTATGAATAAATGTCCCATTAAATGGATTGATATTTCCTTTTATTAATTCTTCGCGTTGAGTGTCAATTGTTTTTTTTGCCCCAAATGCAATTTTTTCAGGATTATCTATGTTACAAACTAATGCATTTGTAAAATACAAATTATTTTTTACTGTCTTATTCAATAATTCTTCTAACTGTCCTTTATCAGCAACTCCATCATCATCCATCATCCAGATCCAATCATAGCCATCATCATAAGGAACTTGTAGGCAAGTATAAAATCCATTGGCAGGTCCTTTATTTTCATGAATAGAAATCACCGTTAAATCATTTTGCAAAGAAAGCCAATGAGCAGTACCATCTGTAGATGCATTGTCAATAACATATATATCAAACTCTTGATATGTTTGATTACGAATACTATCAATACATCTTTTTAAAAGAGATAATCTATTATAAGTTAATACTACACAAGCTATTTTCATTCTGAGTTCTAAGCCAATTCTATAATTATTCGTATCGTAACATTTTTATGCCTTCTTCAAGACTTATTTTTGTTTTCCATTTTAATAAATCAAGATTCCTAGATATAGGTGCCACTGCATACATAATATCGTATGGTCTATATGACAATCCACCCCAATTTGCATTAACCTTTTGTTTATACACAGTCTCTATAATGTATGACAATTCCCTGATAGAAGTACCCTTCCCCGTTCCTAGATATAGCTGAGTATACATAGTATCTTCTAACAAATTCAAATTAGACAGTAACACATAAAAGAAATCAGAGACATCATTTATATGTATAAAATCATTAATCTGTTCTCCTTTTGTAAAATTCAATGGTATAGGTGAATTTAGCGCATCGATCAAATAATCAATTATTTTCTTACTATCATTTTTTTTGCCATAAATTGTATAACCAATCAAATTTATCCATTTAAAATCACCTTTCAGTTGATAATATTGAATAATGGAACGAAAAGCTGTTTTAGTAGCAGCATAAAATGTATTAGGTAAAAAATTCCCATCATTATAATAATACTCTGCAAATGTACCCAAATTGATAAAGAATTTACATGGAGTATAACTAACAGCTTCCAATAAGAGAGAACCAAATAATATATTAGCATCAACTATATCTCTTACTGATTTTTCATCTGAATGAAAATTGAAATTAGTAGCTAAATGTATTACTACCTCAGGAGCAAAATCAATAATCTGTTGGCGAAATGTCCTTTCACAAGAAATATA
This sequence is a window from Bacteroides thetaiotaomicron VPI-5482. Protein-coding genes within it:
- a CDS encoding glycosyltransferase family 4 protein; translation: MKINSVYLVSRLIKSGPTNQALNLLSGFDKKRVNAVIVTLSEEDSFSSMHKEFIEKGIEVVQLKRKKWNLFFALFDVVKLVKERNIQLVHSSGLRPDILNILLWNQNVKKCTTQRCDPKDILNFYSSTIVSFIYVLVVRRFHRIIACSEALSRILHEKYNLKTTFVRNGVDTTIYYPLSRDEKIALRSKYNIPDEKRIYVVLGSLIHRKNVLHIIKSFHLIHNDDVHLLIVGGGPLQKELEEKAAGLNITFTGNVAIPLPYIQMSDIMISASLAEGLPNSVLEGLACGLPILFSDITPHQEIYYRDTAIGELFSNDKVEYLVEAVQKTFKWDLEEKKRVVRDMVETNFSKYVTARAYEDQYISLISE
- a CDS encoding ATP-grasp fold amidoligase family protein: MMNNLKRILKNPRLILIFILSRYCHWIDDKTYLCIMYFIYFGKLLHLNSPRTFNEKLQWLKLYDRHPEYTQMVDKATVKEYVASIIGEKYIIPTLGVWENFDDIDFENIPSSFVLKCTHDSGGVVICENKNLFDVEKARSKLLKSMKKNYYYVGREYPYKDIKPRIIAEKYMVDESHIELKDYKIHLFHGIPNFIQVDFDRFTSHHRNLYTIDWKPLGKAIKYPAVYEREIDKPIVLDEMLELAMKLAFNIPYVRADFYCIGNKVYFGELTFYHGSGFETFSPKSFDEELGALIKLS
- a CDS encoding CapA family protein yields the protein MKFAYTGDCVLQDIQNIARTSFVNFGNELSNNNCRLIINLESPFIKGDESPIKNKITLSALPDSICFLDYLMPYLINLANNHINDYGNESVLFTQELLDKHHFHYWGVGYKNELDNNVWVDSVNKIINIAYVTRTSDFTGSRLFADIDLKGGFSPNLNQVEQIRKKYWDFSIIVNIHWGKEDISYPEPDKRELAHKLIDAGVDLIIGHHPHIIQHCEYYKEKMIYYSIGNFYFPTIEYKIDGRVFYKNPLKHQKIGLVPIIEINHGVIDRIITWKVKMEDSGELSWTKNVSLSYLPSNMLFYNFCYKGYEFILLLKRLSTFLKRNFSNPKLVFSKIFEKIG
- a CDS encoding glycosyltransferase family 2 protein; protein product: MKIACVVLTYNRLSLLKRCIDSIRNQTYQEFDIYVIDNASTDGTAHWLSLQNDLTVISIHENKGPANGFYTCLQVPYDDGYDWIWMMDDDGVADKGQLEELLNKTVKNNLYFTNALVCNIDNPEKIAFGAKKTIDTQREELIKGNINPFNGTFIHRRVIEKNGNIMREMYMYGCETEYQLRAIKNGFQVATVTSAIHYHPSPKVSICHLIPYIKYCSIIDYPIDTLFYIRNKAYINYTYLGFKRSLFMITSYSLYYLFRLKIRKVLLFWKYYREGCKGVVGNKKQ
- a CDS encoding NAD-dependent epimerase/dehydratase family protein — encoded protein: MKILITGATGFVGRNLVPYLFSHGFVELAIAVRDPQKAISMFESIPLTYISCERTFRQQIIDFAPEVVIHLATNFNFHSDEKSVRDIVDANILFGSLLLEAVSYTPCKFFINLGTFAEYYYNDGNFLPNTFYAATKTAFRSIIQYYQLKGDFKWINLIGYTIYGKKNDSKKIIDYLIDALNSPIPLNFTKGEQINDFIHINDVSDFFYVLLSNLNLLEDTMYTQLYLGTGKGTSIRELSYIIETVYKQKVNANWGGLSYRPYDIMYAVAPISRNLDLLKWKTKISLEEGIKMLRYE